AGCGCGCCGGCGCCGGGACAATGGCGGCCGGGTTCTTCCGCACCCTGGCGAGCCGGAGCAAGGGGCGCTCGACGGCGTAGTGGAACAGGAAGCCGCCGCCCACACAGGCGGCGAAGGTGGCCAGCAACCAGCCGAGGTGCGGCGGCGGGCTGTGGGGGATGTAGCACCCGTAGGCGATGGCCACCGGCCCGACCGGACCGTGCCACAGGTAGATCGAGTACGAGGCGTCGCCCACCACCCGCATCCACCGCGGCCCGAGGGTCCACCCGCCGATCTCGGCGGCCACCACCCCGTACACGATCAGCACGGCCGCCGGCCCGAAGATCAGGACCCGGCTCGCGTGGGAACTGAGAACGACCTCCCAATCCTTGTATTCCCTGGTGTCCGCGGCCATCAGGGCCCCGACGGCAACGGCGTACACCACCCCGGCCGCGATGGCCGGCCGGCCGAATCGGCACCACCCGCGGCGGAGCAGGGCTGCCACTACCACCCCGCCGAGGAATTCCAGCACGAGCGGATCGACCGCCGCGGCCAGGAACGGGTCGGTCGGGACCGGGCAGACCGCGGCGGCCGCCGCCACCACCGCCCACCCGGCGAGTACCATCCACCCCCTCCGCCGCGGGAGAACGACCAGTGCGGCGAGCGCGAGGTAAAACATCATTTCGTACGTCAGCGTCCAGGCCGGCGGTACCCAGGCGTTCGTCGGCTCATCGGGGAGCAAGGTCAGCCAGTACCACCGGATGCTCGTCGGTGCGCCCGGGTTGAGGGGCTGCCAGCCGAGGGTCATCCACCCGACGACGCCCGTGATGACCATGACGGCCCAGAACGGCGGGTAGAGCCGCCAGAACCGGCGGAAGAGGTAGCCGGTCACGAGCCGCGGCTGCCCGAACTGGTCCCAGTGGCTGTGGGCGATCACGAACCCCGACAGGACGAAGAACAGGTCGACCCCGGCGAACGCGAACCACCGGTATTCCCGCAGCACGGGGGTGTGGGTGCCGTACAGGGTCTCCCACTGACCCAGGTGGAAGATCAC
The Fimbriiglobus ruber genome window above contains:
- a CDS encoding acyltransferase family protein, whose protein sequence is MKNARRGGEHGSWSPRAMLKTFHGLRALRGGACLLVVIFHLGQWETLYGTHTPVLREYRWFAFAGVDLFFVLSGFVIAHSHWDQFGQPRLVTGYLFRRFWRLYPPFWAVMVITGVVGWMTLGWQPLNPGAPTSIRWYWLTLLPDEPTNAWVPPAWTLTYEMMFYLALAALVVLPRRRGWMVLAGWAVVAAAAAVCPVPTDPFLAAAVDPLVLEFLGGVVVAALLRRGWCRFGRPAIAAGVVYAVAVGALMAADTREYKDWEVVLSSHASRVLIFGPAAVLIVYGVVAAEIGGWTLGPRWMRVVGDASYSIYLWHGPVGPVAIAYGCYIPHSPPPHLGWLLATFAACVGGGFLFHYAVERPLLRLARVRKNPAAIVPAPARSSEITSPPSAALPR